AAAAGTGTTACCTATGTCCCGGTACATGTGTAACCCATGTCCTGACCCCATACAGTTAGTCCAGAATGTAAAAATGTAAGGTCAGACCCCGGGCGTACCGGGCATATAGCTATGGAGGGCAGGCCGCGTGTGTCTCGGTTCGCGAGAAACGGGGGCCGTGAGACGCCCCGGGCAGGCAGAATGACATCAGCTCTTTGTCATCCTGAACGATAGTGAAGGATCTGCTTGAGTCAGATTGCTTCGCGCCCATCGGGAGCTCGCAATGACATTTTTGTTCTTGGCGCTCGTGTAGCTTTCTCAGCGAAGGAGGAGGAGTTTCTTGGCGGCTCTGTACTCTCCCGCCTTGATCTGGGTGAAATAGACACCACTGGGAAGTCTGTGATCCGCCGCATCAGTGCCATCCCATGTAACATGGTGTGGACCTGCCTTCGGTTTCCCGTTGGTGAGAACCTTCACCTGTCTGCCTGCAATGTCGTAGACCTTGATAGTGACCGCGCCTGGTCGAGCCAACTGCAGTGGGGACAGGTATAAACTTTTGGTTCGCGATTGGTGGAGCGGGCTGCGAGAAATTTCTTCAGGTTTTTTGATTCTTCTCTTGACTTACACCTAACTTACACCTATATTGTGAGTGCTATGGGAATCACTCCAAAACAGAAAAAGGTGTACGATTTCATAAGAGGCTACATCGGAGCATATGGTTTCTCGCCATCTTATGATGAGATACGGAAGCACTTTGGCCTGAGGTCCTACAACTCTGTGCAGAAATATCTCAGACAGTTAGAAACCAAGGGGATGATAAGGACCCCCTGGTCCAACAAGAAGAGGGCCATAGAACTCGTGGAGAAGCCCGGAACGACCTTGCAGATCCCACTCCTCGGGACAGTGGCAGCTGGCAGCCCTATTGAGCCCATACAGGTGAGGGAAGAGATCGAGATCCCCGAGGGGTTTGTGGACAGGGAGGACCATTTCGTTCTGAGAGTGAAAGGCGATTCCATGGTTGACGAGGGGATAAATGATGGCGACCTCGTCGTTGTGAGAAAGCAGAAGGTGGCTGAGAATGGTCAGACCGTGGTCGCGCTGGTCGACGGAGAGGTGACGATAAAGAGATTCTATGTGAAGGGCGAGAGAGTTGAGCTCAGGCCTGCGAATGAGAATCTCAAATCCATCTTTGTTGGGGCCGTTCAGGTGGAGATAGAGGGTGTAGTCGTTGCTCTGATGCGGCGGTACTAAAAGCAGCACAATGTGCATTTCCTGTAGAAGGTCCGCTGATACACGACGGGGTTCTGAATGGTACGGAACATAGTCCATCTGCATATTCCGGCTTTTGCAGTCGCTGTGGAGAGAGCGAGAAGCGCGAAACTGCGGGATAGACCGCTCATTGTGGGGCCGATTTCATCGCCCAGAGGCCGGGTCGTGGCAGCATCCTTTGAAGCTTACGAAGCCGGGATAAGGCAAGGCATGCCCCTGTCCAGGGCGCTCAAACAGTGCAGAGGTGCGGTCGTGGTCAATCCTGACCAGCAACTCTACTCCCACGTATCGAAGAGGATCATGAAGAAGCTCCTCTCGTTTTCTCCTGCTGTGGAGCCGATCAGGTACGGTCATTTCTTTGTGGATATGTCAGGTACCAGAAGGATTTTCGGCCACGTGGTCGACAGTGCTCTGAAGATGAGGAGGGAGGCCACAGACGACCTAAACCTGTGTGGGACTGTGGGGATAGCCTGCAACAAGCTTGTAAGCTCAGTTGCAGCAAGAATCAACCAACCTGGGGAGTACATCTGCGATGTGCCCTGGGGAAGTGAGTCTCAGTTTCTTGCCCCATTTAATGTGAGAGTGCTTCCCTCTGTGAAGAGAGTCGAGGAGACTCTTGTTGAGGATCTGAATGTCAAATTGGTCAGAGAGCTTGCATCTATTAAACTTGCTCACCTTTCCCGACTTTTTGGGGCGGAGGGGAGTTCGCTCTACAAGGAGGCTCGCGGAATTGACGAATCTCCTGTACGCCCCCCCAGAAGGGAACCCTCAGTTCTTGTGGAGAACATACTTCCAGAGGATACGAACGACGATGCAGTTCTGGTTATGGTTCTCTACAGGTTGACCGAACAGGCCGCAGAAATACTCAGTCAAAGGGGGGTTTTTCCTCGGGCGGTGACAGTCTACCTTAGATACTCAGACCAGTTCGATGCAACCAGAACAGCTTCGATCGACTCCTGCTCAAACCTGGATTCGGTTCTGTTCCGTTCGGTGGAGGACCTTTTCTTCAAAGTGTGTAGCAGGCGGCAGCGGGTCCGCTATGTCTCTGTTGAGTTCACACGGCTCACTCCAGTGGAGAGGCAGATGAGTTTCTTCGCGAGCGAAGGTCTGGATAAGGGGGAACAAGTGAGCAGGGCTGTCCAGCAAATCAGAGAGAGATTCGGTTCCTCAGCCATCAGTCCCGGGAGAGCATTTTGAGTTTCGTGCACCTTCATACCCACAGCTATTATTCGATGATGCGCGGGACTGCCAGCCTTGAAGCCTTGTGCAGGGCCATGCTAGAGCGGGGTATGGAGAGTTTTGCTCTGACCGACACAAACGGAGTATACGGGCTCAACTTCTTTCTTCAGATCGCAGAGGAGTTTGGAATAAGACCAATACTCGGAGCCGAGGTGAGGAAGGGGAGGCAGAGGGCAGTTGTTCTAGTCAAGGACGATGAAGGGTATCGCAACATGTGCCGGATCCTGACCGGTCTCCACTGCGATGAGAACTTTTCGATGGTCAGCAGTCTGCGGGAGAAACACGCCGGCCTTTTCATACTGAGTGACTGCGAGGATGTGGTGGTCGCTGTCAAAGAGATACCGGATGTATATGTTGAGCTTGTGTCGGGTCAACCGGCCCGCGAGAAGATTCACTTCGCAAGGAAAGCAGGTATTCCAGTTGTGGCGACCAGTGACGTCCACTTCGTCAACGCGAGCGACTACAAGCTCCATACGCTGCTGCGGGCAATCGACCTGAACACCAAACTATGCAGACTTCCGTCTGAAGAGCTCGCGCCTGAGTCAGCCTGGCTGAGGAGCCCGGCTCAGATGTCTCAAAGCTTCAATCACTGTCCTGAAGCAGTTGAGAATGCCCTGAAGATTGCATCCGGTTGCAAGAAGGACTGGAAGTTTGATGAGACTGTATTTCCAGGCACGAATGTGAAGGACCCTTCCGGACTGCTGAGAGAGAAATGTTATGAGGGTGCAGAGAAGAGGTACGGCCAGCTCTCCAGGAAGGTGACGGACAGAATTGAACACGAGCTCTCTGTCATAGAACAGAGGGGATTTGCAGAATATTTCCTCATTGTGCAGGAGATGGTAAATCAGGCCCCGCGGACGTGTGGCAGAGGTTCTGCAGCTGCGAGCATAGTCTCGTATTGTCTCGGCATAACTCACGTTGACCCCATAGCGCACAACCTCCTCTTTGAGAGATTCCTCAATCCCGGGAGGAAAGATCCACCGGACATAGACGTTGATTTTCCCTGGGACGAGAGAGATGACATACTCGATTTTGTTTTCAAGAAATATGGAAACCAGAGAGCTGCCATGGTTGCGAACCATGTCTGTTTCAGGGCAAGAGCAGCAATACGAGAGATTGCAAAGGTGTATGGGCTTAGTGAGCCTGAGATCAAGACAATAACTGGAAGGCTCGGGGGTATGTGGGTTTTCGAAAATGGCGAGGAGGTGGTAAGAACCCATCCAAAGTTCAAGGACGTAGAGTTGAAGGAGCCATGGCCTGAAATACTGAAGTGGGCGCGCGCCCTTGAAGGGTTTCCGCGGAACATGTCGGTCCATTGTGGGGGTGTGGTGATAGTTCCTGATGAGGTTTCCAGGTACGTACCCGTTCAGCCCGCTCCCAAAGGGGTGAACATAATCCAGTGGGAAAAAGACCAGACAGAAGACAGCGGGCTGTTGAAAATAGACCTTCTCGGAAATAGGTCGCTTGCTGTGATAAGGGACGCTCTGGTAGCAATTGAGAAAAACTACGGGACAAGGATAGACTACGCAGATTTGAACCCTCTGGAGGATCCCGATACAGTCGCTCTGCTTGCAAAGGGAGAGACAATCGGAGTCTTCTATGTGGAGTCACCAGCGATGAGGCAGCTTCAGGTGAAAACCGGAGCGGGTGACTTCGAGCATCTCATCATACACAGTTCGATCATCAGACCTGCGGCCAACGCATTCATAAATGACTATGTGAAAAGGCTTATGGGCGCGCCATACAGGCCGCTCCATCCTGCTCTTGATCAGTTGTTGAGCGAGACATATGGGATAATGTGCTACCAGGAGGATGTGACCAAGGCTGCGGTGGCCATTGCAGGGTTCGATATCGCTAGAGCAGATGGGCTCAGAAAGGCTCTCTCCAAGAAGAGGCCATTTACGAAGCTTGCTCAATACAAGAAGGAATTCTACGAAGGGGCGCTGCAGCGCGGAGTGAAGTTGGATACCGTAAGCAAGATTTGGGATATGATAATGAGTTTTTCTGGATACAGCTTCTGTAAAGCTCACAGTGCATCGTATGCTCTCGTTTCATTCAAATCAGCATACCTTAAGGCTCACTACCCGGCAGAGTTCATTGCAGCAGTAATAACTAACCAGGGCGGGTACTACTCCACATTTGAGTATGTCTCCGAGGCCAAGAGGATGGGGCTTCAGGTTCTCCTGCCAGACATAAATGAAAGTGAAAAGGGATATACCGGCAGAGCCAGGGAGATTAGAGTTGGTCTCATGCAGTTCAAGGGGCTGACTGAAAAGGCAATAGGTGCGGTTCTTGCTGAAAGGAAGAGAGGTAGGTTCAGTTCCTTTGATGATTTCATGAGACGGGTTGACGTTGATGTCTCGGACGTGCGGATACTCATTAAGGGAGGATGTTTTGACTCGATTTTGAAAGAGGAAACAAGACCTGGCCTGATGTGGAGGCTTCACCTGGGCAGGCCGTGTGCAAGGAGCAAAGGAGATATGCTTTCACTCTTTGATGCTGATGCCCCTCCTTCTCCCTCTGTTGGAGACTACGACGAAGCAGCAATGTTGAAGCAGGAGGTTGAGGTTCTCGGTTTCCTGGTGAGCAGGCACCCCCTTTCACTTTGCGAAGATAGGTTGGCCGGACTGGATTATGTGAGAGCTGGACAACTGGCCAGCCACATAGGAAAGAAGGTCAGGACCATTGGATGGCTGGTGACCGGCAAGACCGTACACACAAAAAATGATGAACCCATGGAGTTTGTCAGTTTCGAAGATACAACTGGAATATATGAAGCGACATTCTTCCCTGATGCTTACAGAAAATTTTGCCACTTGCTGGGAGTGGCCAGGCCATACATTCTCACAGGTCAGGTGGAGAGCGATATGGGAGCTATATATTTCTCTGTGGAAAATGTCCAGCCGCTGGACGAACAGAGGCCTCAGGCAGAGAAGGACGGCCGGACCAGTACTGTGCTGGCTACGAACGATTTTCTCGTTGAGCTCGCGGCTCAGCGGGGTCCGGGGCACTGCTGAGATTAACTTCTTTCCAGCGGTCAGCTGGCTCTGACATGTGAGAAATGATAAGTGTCAGATTGATAAGCCTACCACTAGGTACTTGAACTTGCATCAAGCAAGTGATAGAATGCGCCAGCACAACGGCGATGGTGAACATGCTCCAACCGGCTGACAAAACATGGAGATGTGGACGTGCCCCACGAATCGAAACTAAAACTTGATCGCATTGGCTACTGGTCTGAGATCAAGCTAGACATAGTAAAGCGATATGCGTCAGAGTACTCAAAGATACTGGCTGCACAACCCTCTCCCGGCTTCTACCACGTATATATAGATGCTTTTGCAGGCGCAGGTATGCATGTTTCTCGTCGTACTGGGGGCTTCAAACCTGGTAGTCCGCTGAACGCACTCTTGGTCACTCCGCCCTTCAGAGAGTATCATCTGATAGACATTGACAGAGAGAAAGTAGACATTCTGAGAGAGCTGGTGGAACAGAGGAGGCCGGAACAATGTGCAGTGCACGTCTATGAAGGCGACTGCAATTCTGTTCTGTTGACAGATGTTTTTCCCACTGTGCGCTACGAAGACTATCGCAGAGCCCTGTGTTTGCTGGATCCCTACGGTCTACACCTAGATTGGAAAGTAGTCGAGACAGCAGGACGGATGAGGAGCATAGACATGTTCCTCAATTTCCCTGTGGCTGATATGAACCGCAAGGTGTTTTGGCGAAATCCCGCTGGCGTGGCTGAGTCTGACATAGCCAGGATGAATGCATTTTGGGGAGATGAATCATGGCGCGAAGTCGCCTACACGACGGACAAGGATCTGTTCCAGATGATGGAGAAAACAGACAACGAAACGATTGCCGGAGCCTATCGTCAGCGATTAAGAGACGTTGCACACTTTAAACGAGTTCCGAGACCCCTCCCGATGCGGAACTCTAAGGGGAGCGTTGTGTACTATCTTTTCTTTGCCTCACAGAAGCCTGTGGCTTCCCGCATCGTAGAATACATTTTCGACAAGTACCGGAAGCGGGGGCAGAGTTAGTGGCTTTAAGATCAAGCATTGAGTGGACAGAATCTACGTGGAATCCTGTCACGGGGTGCACGAAGATAAGCCCCGGGTGCAAGCATTGTTACGCAGAGCGGATGGCAAAGCGCCTCCAGGCCATGGGACAGAAGAACTATGTCAGAGGTTTCGAGCTTGCGATTCACAGAGATGCACTGGAGACTCCAATGCGCTGGCGGAAGTCGCGAACCGTATTTGTAAACTCCATGAGCGACATATTTCACGAAGAAGTCCCGCCATGGTTTATCGATCAGACATTTGATGTCATGCGCCAGGCATACTGGCATCGATTTCAGATACTCACCAAGAGGTCTAAGCGTCTACTTGAGCTCAGTCCAACGCTACCATGGAGTCCGAATATCTGGATGGGCGTAAGTATTGAGAGCAAGATGTTTGAATTCCGTGCGGACCATCTTCGTAGGACAGGAGCTGCCGTCAAGTTTCTTTCACTCGAACCACTGCTGGGTCCGGTGCTTGAGCTCAATCTGCAGGGAATAGACTGGGTCATTGTCGGGGGAGAGTCCGGTCCAAGATCTCGGCCGTTGGATCCAACCTGGGTTATTGGCGTCCGGGACCAATGCCTCAAGGAAGACGTTCCCTTCTTCTTTAAACAGTGGGGTGGGGTGAATAAGAAAAAGGCAGGCCGTGAGCTAGAAGACCGGACATGGGACCAAATGCCCGGAGACTGGAAGACACGACCAGAGTCTGCTCATACCCGCCCAACACTTACGCTATAGACCGCAATAATCCCGTTCGCCTCTCTTGCTGCCGAAGGTCGTACTGGTATCATCCCCGGAATAAGGGAAAAAAGTCCTTGACTTCGGAATTACGATACTGTAAAAGGTCTTTAGGTAGTCTGTGAGGTTTTTCATGGGGTGGGGCTTGGGTCCTCGGCTACCTCTTGTGATGCCCCGCTGAGTCAGTCTGAGAGTTGCTGGATTCTGAAGCAAAGTTGGAGGGAGGTGATAGAAGAGGTTGTTGGGTGAGGTAGGCCGCAGTTTAATCAGGTTTGTGATAAAACAGTGGGGGGGATGATGAAGAGATTCATTAGTTGTTTGGTTCTTGCAGGTTTCTGTCTGGCAGCATCCATTGCTTTTGCAAGCGACCTGAAGATATCTGGTTTTGGCCAGTGGTGGTACTACTACACTGACGCTGGCACCCATGGGACCAGCGAGTTTATGATGAAAAGGATGAGATTCAAGCCTTCCTATCAGATGACAGATAAGGTCGGTTTCTTCACACAGTTTGACTTCAAGGCAGGACCTTCGGTCCACCTGCTTGACGCTCTGCTTGATGTTAAGTTGGCTCCCTGGATGAAATTGAGAGCAGGCCAGTTTTGTATTCCTTTCGGCATTGAGACTCCAAGCTCTCCTTTTGCCCTAGATGTCATTAGCTATTCGTATGTGGTGGGGGCGGGTGAGGGCACGGGTTTGTTCCCGGGCCTCCGCGAGGTTGGATTCCAGATGAGAGGAAAGTACCCTCCTGTCAATTATGCCTTGGCGGTCATGAATGGAAAGGGTCTTACCGGCGGTGAGGACAACAAGTTCAAGGATATAATGGGCAGAGTCGGTTTCAGCAAGCCCGGTATCAGCGTCGGTGGCTCTGGGTACTATGGATTTCACAATGCTGTGGTCGGCTTTGACTCAGTCAACATGGTAGACATAACTGATCCTGATTCCCTGTGGAACGTGCTCAGATATGGTGCGGATTTGAAAGTCGACATCGCCAATGTGCTCGTGAAGGGCGAATTCATTATGGGTTCGCACGGCGTAGCCGATGACTCGACCATGGGTCAGATGGGCTACTATGTTCTGCTTGGTTACACGATCCCAATCGGAGAGTACGGTCCAAAGGAACCGGGATACATGGCGTTGCAGCCCATGGTCAGATTCGATGCCTGGGACGGGGACACGGATGCGGATGATGACGGCCTATCCAGAATCACGGCCGGCGCCAACTTCTGGTTTGACAAGAACACCAAGGTTTCCGCTTTCTACGAAGTCAGGACGGAGGGCGGCGATCTGGACGTCAAGGACGACAAGTTCAGGCTCCAGCTAGGCCTGGCCTGGTAGCATCCGAAGAATTCATTTTGTAGAGGGCGCTGCCTCACCGCAGCGCCTTTTTACACAAACGAGTCCCATTCTGTAGTCTGTGGTTTGCAGATTACAGGTTTCGTTTAGTAATTCGTAATTTGCAATTCTGGAAGTTATCAGAGTTCTTTCAATCCGTTGAGGGCTTTCTTATTTGTGGGATCTATCTTCAGGACCTTTTTGAACTCGCGTGCGGCTTCCCTTTTCATTCCACTGCCGGCGTACGCTTGCGCGAGTGCAAGGTGGGTTGCTGCAAACGTCGGGCCAAGTCTGACGGCCTGTAGTAGGGGCTCAAGAGCTCTCTCGGGCATACCTAACGCGGTAAGAATCTTACCCAACCTGTAGTTTGCAGAGCTGTAGGGATCTCTGTCTCTGGCTTTCCGATAATAGTCTGCTGCAGTTTGATAATCGCCAATAGCCTCAGCTATGAACCCAGCCTGCTCAAGGAGCTTCGGACTTCCGCCAAACTCGGAGAGAGCATTCCTCACATAGTCTCTGGCTTGATTATAGTCCTTTAGATCGTCTACCAGAATCTCTATCAACTCCTCATAGTATGATCGTTTTGGTCTAATCTGGATTGCCTTCTTGAGGTAAGCGGCTGCTGCCTTGGGTTCTTTCTCCATCGTGGCAAAAATTGCCATTCTTCTATATATCTCGGCGGTGTTTGGACTGAGAGCCAAAGCAGTTTCCAGGTCTTTTCTTATTCCTGAGCGATAGATCGTGGCCCCCTTCGCGGCCAGGTTCTGGTAAACGCTTGCCCTCTTGAGGTAGGGCAGATACCAGTCTGGGTCGAGATTCATGGCCAATTCATATTCTTCAATGGCCTTCATGTAGGAGTCGTCCAGGAAAAAGAGATTTCCTCTTCTGAGGTGGATCTTTGCCTTTTCCTTTTCTGTCCACACGACACCCCGGGGCGGGAATATTTCCGGTCCATGGACCTGCTCTGCCAGGTCGCCAGTGAGAACATCGATGGGAAGATGAAGACTCTTGGGCGCAGAGAATTCAAGTATAGGCATGTCATCTGTGTTTATGGTCGCATCACGAACAATATCGCCCCACCCCTTTTCATCCACAAGGAAATGGGCCAGGAAGTCTGTTACTGTGGTTATTCCTATTTTCTTCAAATCGTATGCAACCTCTTGCACCTTCATCTTCTTTTTCATTCTGTCTAGATCGATCTGAATCTCATCGGCACTCCCTATCATGAGGTAATCGACTCCGAACGAACTCGACCAGAGCTGTTTGTGCGGGAATACGGAGGAGAAGGTCGCCATGACCATTTTGAAGTCCTCCGGGGTGAGGTTGTAGCCGTGGATGAATTGACACATGATGCCGCCCGGCTTCAACCGCCTGGTGCATATTTCGTAGAACTCCTTTGTGAAGAGGTTTGATATGCCAGCCATCCAGGGATTGGAAGGTTCAGACGTGATCACGTCGTAGTTTTCGTCCGTAGATAGAAGGTAATTTCTACCGTCAGCCAGTATTATTTGAATATTCGGGTTTTTCAAAACATTTCTGTTTACTTCAGAGAAATATTCACTCGCGGAGACTACTGCGGGTTCAATCTCCAGGCATTCTGAATACCGGACACCAAAAGAGGCTGTTGCAGCCAGACTGATGCCCGAACCTAAACCCAGGACCATGACCGTCTCCGGTTCACTGTGGAGAAAGAGAGGCACGTAGCCTATTAGAAGCTGAGTAGCAAGATCTCTTTTCGCACTCGCATCAGTCTTCCCGTCTATGGACAGGCTGATGTCGCTCTGATCCTTGAGTACAGCCACTGTTGAGTTCAGTCCATATCTGTGGTAGATGAGTTCGGGCACAGAGGCTATGTCTTCCAGGCTTCCCATCTTTGTCAGTTTCTCTAGCCACACGGCATTCGGTGCCACTCCAATGGTCATGACGTTCTGGTTCCACTGTTTTGGTGCTACAAAGACCAGAGCTATGAGTGCGGCAGCAGAGGCTGAGAAGATGCATTTGGCCACCTTGCCCTTTTTGCTCAATAGAAAGACCGACCCTGCCACGAGAACATTGACCGCTATGGCCAGCTTCAGCGTATCCTGCAACCCGAGGATGGGGATGAGGGCAAAGCTGGCTCCTGCAGAACCGACTATACACCCTGCTGTGTTGGCAGCATATACCTTGCCAATACTGGTCCCGATCAGCCGCCGGTCTTTGGTCAGTATGTGGCTGATCATGGGTAGGGTCGTTCCAAAAAGAGTTGTGGGAATGAGCATAACCAGAAAACAGATGAGGATCTCTCCAAAGAAGAGATGCCCCGCAGTGGGGCCAAGTGCTTTGTACATGTTCAGGAAAAGGACCGGGAGACGATCGAAAAGGAGAACTACCAGAAAGCAAGAGACACCAATAGCGAGCTCCACGGATGAAAACAGGGTGATGCTTGGAGTTCTCCTTCGGAATATCAATGCGAAGATAAGGCTGCCCAATCCTATGCCAAATATGAAAGATAAGAGCATTGTGTTGAAGGCATATATTGAGCTTCCTATGACGAGGGTCAGTGACCTCGACCACGAGACCTCATAGATCATAGATGCGAGCCCGGAAAGACCGATTGCAGAGGCCAGAACCAGAGCAGACGCATACCCTGGCCCCGCTGGCCTACTCCTGGCCACCTCTGGCCTGCCAGGGACAGGTGTGCGGACAGCGAAGCTGATCAGACCAACTACCACCGCGACAAAGAAGTTGATTGCGACGGCCAGAAGCATAGTGTTCCTCAGACCTATCTTTGGAAGAATCAGAAGCCCTGCAAGGGCGACTCCCAGGACTGCTCCGAAAGTGTTCAGGCTGTAAAGCGCCCCCACTTTGCCGGCTACGTCCTTGTTTCTTCTTATGAGTGCTCTGCTGATGACCGGGAGTGTGCCGCCCATCAGGGCCGTGGGTATCATGAGAACGATAAATGAGAGACCAAAGGTTAGAAGCGCCTGCCCCATAAAAGAAGATGTCGCTCCGCCATAACCTATGGCTGCTCGGCGTGCCAGGTTGAGAAGTGGTGGCACAAGGAAAGCGGTCAGACCTATGCCAGCTTCGAGTAATGCGTATCCAAGGAGTGGTCTTCTCCAGGTGTCTGCTGCTCGGCCAAAGAAGAAGTTTCCCAGTGCGAGGCCGGCCATAAATGAGGAAAGGACTGCTCCAACGGCAAACACCATGCTCCCGAAGGAGAGTGTGAGCAGCCTCATCCAGACTATTTCATACATCAGCCCTGCAGTCCCGGATAGAAAGAAGGAGAGATAGATTAGGGGCAGGAACGGGTTCCGGACTGGCGCATCAGGTGCGTGTGCCTTTTCTCCCTTGTGGGGTTTCTTTCTTGACACCTGTTAATGTTACAACACAGAATCGTCCGGGGCAAGCCATTTCTGGAGTGTGCGTTTGTCAGGCCTTGAATAGCGTGCGTGATCTAGACAGGCACCTCAGGCCACACTAAGCAAAGCACACTTGAGATATTCCGTCTCCTTGATAGAAAGGAGAACCGGGTGGTCTCTGGATTGAGTTCGCATTTCCAGAATTCTGAACGTCCGGCCAGCGACAGAAGCTGCTCTTCTGAGCATGTCAAGGAAGGCTTCCTCTGTCACCTGATACGAACATGAACAGCTAATCAGGATTCCGTTGGGATTGAGAATCTTCATGGCACTAAGGTTCACCTGTTTGTAGGCTTTAAGTCCCTCGGCCAGAGTGTTGCGAGACTTAACATAAGCCGGAGGGTCCAGTATGATAAGGTCAAAACGTTCGCGTGTTTGTTCAAATGACTTAAGTAACTCAAAGACGTTTGCTTCCTGGAAACTGCAGCTTTCCAGGCTGTTCAATCGTGCATTGGAACGTGCCCGTTCTACGGCGACCGGGGATGAATCAATGCCCAGAACCTCTTTTGCACCGAAAAATGCGGCGTGAAGTCCCCATCCTCCTGAGTAACAGAAGCAGTCAAGGGTCCGGGCGGACCTGGCGAATTCTTCAAGTCTGAGGTAGTTCTCTCCCTGATCGAGGAAAAGACCGGTCTTCTGGCCATCAAGAGTGTCCACTTCAAACTTCAACTTTCCGACCTCAACCACGAGGTTAGGATTGGGTTTTCC
The window above is part of the candidate division TA06 bacterium genome. Proteins encoded here:
- a CDS encoding class I SAM-dependent rRNA methyltransferase, which encodes MIRQIVVRRGKDRRLRQGHLRVFDNEIETDIKEFEPGSIVDILDANGTFLGRGYINPHSRIVVRILTKRIQEIDARFFKRRFDAAFNYRKTIFPERNTFRLVHGAGDFVPGLMVDKYDDHIVVQANTLGIDRMLPTIVKSLDELLRPAVIIARNDSRARESEGLPCEKKILKGKPNPNLVVEVGKLKFEVDTLDGQKTGLFLDQGENYLRLEEFARSARTLDCFCYSGGWGLHAAFFGAKEVLGIDSSPVAVERARSNARLNSLESCSFQEANVFELLKSFEQTRERFDLIILDPPAYVKSRNTLAEGLKAYKQVNLSAMKILNPNGILISCSCSYQVTEEAFLDMLRRAASVAGRTFRILEMRTQSRDHPVLLSIKETEYLKCALLSVA